The Sorangiineae bacterium MSr11367 genome window below encodes:
- a CDS encoding tetratricopeptide repeat protein, producing the protein MKRALFLAALFVALGAAGSPARADTPPNPWDVAKNPQMRGTYEVHVRARERMIQTDSLPLGRLERDKRYEEARAILEEAHAAESPDVRLRFDLGTVYESLNRHAAAAAVLEKALAMAPDHPAAEDAWLMLAYAYAHGNQPLKEREAYVKYLQRATYGSGRVTATLNLAEAEMRLGHLEEAISGYREAIQLATLVPSAGDTGVLAVWGLAVALDRHGDTSGAMAEAKWATEIDHRRVIEDTVNVFFVPEYERLWYFGLREMALGRGGKNALESALHFRRAESMWSEYVDKADPADPWRSRARIHRDSVKKEREEAERRIKPGKKGAVEPLPHDEVTF; encoded by the coding sequence ATGAAACGCGCCCTCTTCCTTGCCGCCTTGTTCGTTGCGCTCGGTGCCGCAGGTTCGCCCGCCCGCGCCGACACGCCGCCCAATCCGTGGGACGTGGCGAAGAATCCCCAGATGCGCGGCACCTACGAGGTGCACGTCCGCGCGCGCGAGCGGATGATCCAGACCGACTCGCTTCCCCTCGGCCGTCTCGAGCGCGACAAGCGCTACGAGGAGGCGCGCGCCATCCTGGAGGAGGCCCACGCCGCAGAGAGCCCCGACGTGCGTCTGCGCTTCGACCTGGGCACGGTGTACGAGTCGCTCAACCGCCATGCGGCGGCCGCCGCCGTGCTGGAGAAGGCGCTGGCGATGGCGCCGGATCATCCGGCCGCCGAAGATGCGTGGCTGATGTTGGCCTACGCATACGCGCACGGCAACCAGCCGTTGAAGGAGCGCGAGGCGTACGTGAAGTACCTGCAACGTGCGACGTATGGTTCCGGGCGTGTGACGGCCACCTTGAACCTCGCCGAGGCGGAGATGCGTCTCGGGCACCTCGAGGAGGCCATCTCCGGTTACCGGGAGGCCATTCAACTGGCCACCCTGGTACCCAGCGCGGGTGACACCGGCGTGCTCGCCGTGTGGGGTCTCGCCGTCGCGTTGGACCGACACGGCGACACATCGGGCGCCATGGCCGAGGCCAAGTGGGCGACGGAGATCGACCATCGTCGCGTGATCGAAGACACCGTCAACGTGTTCTTCGTGCCGGAATACGAGCGCCTTTGGTACTTCGGCCTGCGCGAAATGGCCCTAGGCCGCGGCGGCAAGAACGCCCTCGAGTCGGCGCTTCATTTCCGCCGGGCCGAGTCCATGTGGTCCGAATATGTCGACAAAGCCGACCCCGCCGACCCCTGGCGTTCCCGCGCCCGCATCCACCGCGACTCCGTAAAGAAAGAGCGCGAGGAAGCGGAGAGACGCATCAAGCCCGGCAAAAAGGGCGCCGTCGAACCACTCCCCCACGACGAAGTGACCTTCTAG
- a CDS encoding tetratricopeptide repeat protein → MRSAHFPLAVLVSLSLTTSILASPDAFAAGVDPGKATPVQREQAQSRFLKGRKLYDARDYAGAAEEFRASHDIVASPNSLLFLARSLRQKGDLVAAYVEFDKARVEAKELARDDTRYEKAGEAATIERDALASKLGFVVVDVENPTEQTTLKIGGDTIRRAGWSEPAPVVPGTTSIEVDTPGRAPVTTSVTVSAGQTEHTRLDAQSGASTTTEAPAPPPPANSDRSGLRTGAYIAGGVGAAGLITFVVAGLMNNRTYGSLEDACGKAPCPESKNDDISKGKTQQTIANIGLVVGLLGAGAGVTLFVLSQPRKQAPAAARTQVVLGATGISLRGSF, encoded by the coding sequence ATGCGCTCTGCCCATTTTCCACTCGCCGTCCTCGTTTCCCTCAGCCTAACGACATCGATTCTCGCGAGCCCCGATGCCTTCGCCGCGGGCGTGGATCCCGGAAAGGCAACGCCCGTGCAGCGGGAGCAAGCCCAGTCGCGCTTTCTCAAAGGGCGAAAGCTCTACGATGCGCGCGACTACGCCGGCGCGGCGGAGGAATTTCGCGCGTCGCACGACATCGTGGCGAGTCCGAACTCGCTGCTCTTCCTCGCGCGCTCCCTTCGCCAGAAGGGCGATCTCGTGGCCGCGTACGTCGAGTTCGACAAGGCGCGGGTCGAAGCCAAGGAGCTCGCCCGCGACGACACGCGCTACGAGAAGGCCGGCGAGGCCGCGACCATCGAGCGCGATGCCCTGGCCAGCAAACTCGGGTTCGTGGTGGTTGATGTGGAGAACCCCACCGAGCAAACCACCTTGAAAATCGGCGGCGATACGATCCGCCGTGCGGGCTGGAGCGAACCTGCCCCCGTCGTTCCGGGCACGACCTCCATCGAGGTGGACACCCCCGGCCGCGCGCCCGTGACCACCTCGGTCACGGTCTCCGCCGGCCAGACGGAGCACACCCGCCTCGACGCCCAGAGCGGCGCGTCCACCACCACCGAGGCGCCCGCCCCTCCGCCCCCCGCGAACAGCGATCGCTCGGGCCTGCGGACCGGCGCGTACATCGCAGGCGGCGTTGGCGCGGCCGGGTTGATCACCTTCGTCGTGGCCGGCCTGATGAACAACCGCACCTACGGCAGCTTGGAAGATGCCTGCGGCAAAGCCCCCTGCCCCGAGTCGAAGAACGACGACATCAGCAAAGGAAAGACGCAACAGACGATCGCCAACATCGGCTTGGTGGTCGGCCTGCTCGGCGCCGGTGCGGGCGTCACCCTCTTCGTCTTGAGCCAACCCCGCAAGCAAGCCCCCGCCGCCGCGCGCACCCAAGTCGTCCTCGGCGCCACGGGCATCTCCCTGCGAGGCTCGTTTTGA
- a CDS encoding adenylosuccinate synthase, with product MSAVVVVGAQWGDEGKGKIVDIFTEHAEVVVRYAGGPNAGHTLVVGDDKVIVRLVPSGILRPHTRCVLGQGMAIDPSSLIGEIDELQRRGYAADGQLVVSERAHAILPYHIVVDTLREQQADAIGTTKRGVGPCYEDKMARRGVPLGAFRDRARTEKLVRRSLEAWQPTVAALGGELPTLAKVMEGVDAVRERIVPLLVDASELLEDAIQAGKNVLFEGAQGTLLDIDHGTYPFVTSSNSTAGGAATGTGVGPTRLGKVIGLVKAYSTRVGGGPFPTELNDETGERLRKVGAEFGSVTGRPRRTGWLDACAVRYAARVNGLDGLALTKLDVLTGLPEIKVCTGYRIRGVARTSFPLEDIELAEPIYETLPGWGQDISAARTIADLPPAAQRYIEFVERETRCKVVLISVGQRRDETILLEKIFS from the coding sequence ATGAGTGCTGTCGTTGTGGTTGGGGCGCAGTGGGGTGACGAGGGTAAGGGCAAAATCGTCGACATTTTCACCGAGCACGCCGAGGTCGTGGTGCGCTACGCAGGGGGTCCGAACGCGGGCCACACCCTCGTCGTAGGCGACGACAAAGTGATCGTGCGGCTGGTGCCGAGCGGCATCTTGCGGCCGCATACGCGCTGCGTTCTCGGGCAGGGGATGGCGATCGACCCGAGTTCCCTGATTGGTGAGATCGACGAACTGCAGCGCCGCGGCTATGCGGCCGATGGGCAGCTAGTGGTGAGCGAGCGAGCTCACGCGATCCTTCCGTACCACATCGTGGTCGATACATTGCGCGAGCAACAGGCGGATGCCATCGGCACGACCAAGAGAGGGGTCGGGCCCTGCTACGAGGACAAGATGGCCCGCCGCGGGGTTCCGCTTGGGGCCTTCCGCGATCGGGCGCGCACCGAGAAGCTCGTCCGTCGTTCGCTCGAGGCGTGGCAACCCACGGTCGCGGCACTCGGCGGTGAGCTGCCCACCTTGGCCAAGGTGATGGAGGGCGTCGACGCCGTTCGCGAGCGCATCGTGCCGCTCCTGGTCGACGCCTCGGAGCTCCTCGAAGATGCCATCCAAGCCGGCAAGAACGTGCTCTTCGAGGGTGCGCAGGGCACCTTGCTGGACATCGACCACGGCACGTACCCCTTCGTCACGTCGTCGAACTCGACGGCGGGCGGTGCGGCCACCGGGACGGGCGTCGGCCCGACCAGGCTTGGCAAGGTGATCGGCCTGGTCAAGGCTTACTCCACGCGCGTGGGCGGTGGACCCTTCCCCACGGAGCTCAACGACGAGACGGGCGAGCGCTTGCGCAAGGTCGGGGCGGAGTTCGGCTCGGTCACGGGGCGGCCTCGCCGTACGGGCTGGCTCGACGCCTGCGCCGTCCGCTACGCCGCACGGGTGAACGGGCTCGATGGCCTCGCGCTCACCAAGTTGGACGTGCTCACGGGCCTCCCGGAGATCAAGGTCTGCACGGGGTACCGCATTCGCGGCGTCGCCCGCACCTCGTTCCCGCTGGAGGACATCGAGTTGGCGGAGCCCATCTACGAGACGCTCCCGGGCTGGGGCCAGGACATCTCCGCGGCGCGCACCATCGCCGACCTTCCGCCTGCCGCGCAGCGCTACATCGAGTTCGTCGAGCGGGAAACGCGCTGCAAGGTGGTACTCATCAGCGTTGGGCAGCGACGGGACGAGACCATCCTCCTCGAAAAAATATTCAGCTAG